Proteins encoded within one genomic window of Leishmania major strain Friedlin complete genome, chromosome 2:
- the SCGR2 gene encoding phosphoglycan beta 1,3 galactosyltransferase (previous protein_id=AAZ10030.1) produces MEEEFTSSAAKRRGNAGVGAGYAPLHNHTFPHLTAPFMCSDECAGERTKLQHELSNAANEFAVSSLLTWPLLFMARTWAPASLEHRAHASATPDPHLPCPKCPASSDATAKTRYRQSFLHVGKRRPLRLVMVMAVAACILFLSLIVLLFRGSALPLKPRGVLNITTLQPMKELRGRAQGTGVLVQHEDAVSRLNLTAAQRACIVAGAAYGACGLVHLSANELPSWTLRVVERDCADCMDTYTYRTTVKGVRLHKRHGVYATSSAPLGRVGPMLLAMTSVTDDVNVRTELPQWEWLRHVYGEGFPTVGGAGEGAAQPRRPYLAVMGIPSTDQPARAALREAQRRTWLTYQEVARTENHFDAALLALYVFAAVEPKAAPGASESSSASTRNGTSAAEPRRGRLSALLPTTTEYKAATEALLTATAQAEGIGDLAAEGIVQRRMELRRDWNIAAVEDTPCADVISRRVTVGAETSALLYLSGALSLPVTPAFTSPAEYVCHASSALWQEALTHRNVVWIDMMTDRRPTTNKKLGEDGKWGLPVEVGMSQKLILWLEYAYHAFKNVPFIIKGDDDSYVKVPQFLSDVRYVRNGVKRGRFSPPLPRPPAMARARGSSATKAATSRRARHTYDRLPVDRTKCFYWGSGRRMLGVRFNAGMLFMLHRRLAQVILEPPQSSSDVDLRTLAVADYSNDRRSLYRQAGLHHEDVMIGVTLRNRYNRSMELCTDETIWYVKESYNRFHDLHRGKLNPVTWSTVVAHRCRPADAYFLHYYFQNEYSASTVEIARGDDREEVAIEAAAEWVAEQRNAFSDSVPGWDDLPSVLWTHRASAAPEYVVATGDDVAVYNYSYQYWRDNSTFVWNGYRSSR; encoded by the coding sequence atGGAAGAGGAGTTCACCAGTAGCGCCGCGAAACGACGCGGCAACGCCGGTGTCGGTGCTGGTTATGCACCGCTGCATAATCACACCTTTCCGCACCTGACGGCACCTTTTATGTGCAGTGACGAGTGCGCTGGAGAACGCAcgaagctgcagcacgaaCTTTCGAACGCCGCGAATGAGTTTGCCGTGAGCAGCTTGTTGACATGGCCGCTGCTCTTTATGGCGCGTACATGGGCGCCCGCCTCGCTCGagcaccgcgcacacgcgtcggCGACCCCGGACCCGCACTTGCCGTGCCCGAAGTGCCCGGCTAGCAGCGACGCCACAGCTAAAACGAGGTATCGGCAATCTTTTTTGCATGTGGGTAAACGCCGCCCTCTGCGGCTTGTGATGGTGATGGCCGTCGCTGCCTGCATTCTTTTCTTATCGCTCATCGTGCTGCTATTCCGCGGTTCTGCTCTCCCGTTGAAGCCGCGGGGTGTTTTGAACATCACCACACTTCAGCCGATGAAAGAGCTGAGGGGTCGGGCTCAAGGAACTGGCGTCTTGGTGCAGCACGAGGATGCCGTGAGCCGGCTAAACCTcactgctgcgcagcgagccTGCATCGTGGCCGGCGCTGCGTACGGCGCCTGCGGGCTGGTCCACCTCAGCGCCAACGAGCTGCCCTCGTGGACACTGCGCGTTGTGGAGAGGGACTGCGCGGACTGCATGGACACCTACACTTACCGCACCACTGTGAAAGGGGTGCGACTGCACAAGCGCCATGGCGTGTACGCGACGTCGTCTGCACCGCTGGGCCGTGTCGGGCCGAtgctgctggcgatgacgAGCGTGACGGACGACGTGAATGTGCGcacggagctgccgcagtggGAGTGGCTGCGGCACGTGTACGGTGAAGGGTTTCCGACCgtgggtggcgctggcgagggggctgcgcagccgcggaGACCGTATCTTGCCGTGATGGGCATCCCGTCGACGGATCAGCCggcgcgtgctgccctgCGTGAGGCACAGCGCAGGACGTGGCTGACGTAccaggaggtggcgcgcacGGAGAACCACTtcgatgccgcgctgctggcgctgtaCGTCTTCGCCGCGGTGGAGCCCAAGGCGGCCCCGGGCGCATCAGAGAGCTCTTCGGCATCCACGCGCAACGGCACGTCCGCTGCGGAGCCGAGGCGAGGGCGCctgagcgcgctgctgccgacgacgacggagtACAAGGCTGCCACCGAGGCGCTTCTGACGGCGACTGCGCAGGCCGAGGGCATCGGCGACCTGGCCGCTGAGGGCATTGTGCAGCGCCGGATGGAGCTCCGCCGCGACTGGAAcatcgctgccgtcgagGACACACCGTGTGCGGATGTGATCAGCCGCCGCGTGACTGTCGGCGCGGAGACGTCTGCGCTGTTGTACCTGAGCGGTGCCCTGTCGCTCCCCGTGACACCCGCGTTCACGTCGCCGGCGGAGTACGTCTGCCACGCGTCGTCTGCGCTgtggcaggaggcgctgacgCACCGCAACGTTGTGTGGATCGACATGATGACGGACCGCCGGCCGACCACGAACAAGAAGCTTGGCGAGGACGGCAAGTGGGGTCTTCCCGTGGAGGTTGGGATGAGCCAGAAGCTGATCCTGTGGCTGGAGTACGCGTACCACGCCTTCAAGAATGTGCCTTTCATCATCAAGGGCGATGACGACAGCTACGTGAAGGTGCCGCAGTTCCTGAGCGATGTGCGGTACGTGCGCAACGGGGTGAAGCGCGGTCGTTTttcaccgccgctgccacggccTCCGGCGATGGCCAGGGCGAGAGGCTCGTCGGCCACAAAGGCCGCGACGTCGAGGAGAGCCAGGCACACGTACGATCGACTGCCAGTGGATAGAACGAAGTGCTTCTACTGGGGTAGCGGCCGCCGCATGCTGGGCGTTCGCTTCAATGCGGGTATGCTGTTcatgctgcaccgccgcctcgcacaGGTTATACTAGAGCCGCCACAGAGCAGCTCCGACGTCGATCTTcgcacgctggcggtggcagacTACTCCAACGATCGGAGGTCGCTGTATCGTCAAGCGGGACTGCATCACGAAGACGTGATGATCGGCGTGACACTCCGGAATCGATATAATCGCTCGATGGAGCTGTGCACTGATGAGACGATCTGGTACGTGAAGGAAAGCTACAACCGCTTCCACGACTTGCATCGCGGGAAGCTGAATCCCGTGACGTGGTCGACCGTCGTagcacaccgctgccgacCAGCCGACGCGTATTTCTTGCACTACTACTTCCAGAACGAGTacagcgcctccaccgtgGAGATCGCGCGCGGGGACGAtcgggaggaggtggcgatcgaggcggcagcggagtgGGTGGCAGAGCAGCGTAACGCGTTTTCTGACAGTGTGCCAGGGTGGGACGATCTGCCGTCGGTGCTGTGGACGCATAGGGCATCGGCGGCACCGGAGTATGTTGTTGCGACCGGTGACGACGTCGCCGTGTACAACTACAGCTACCAGTACTGGAGGGACAACTCTACCTTCGTGTGGAACGGCTACAGGTCGAGCCGGTGA
- the SCA1 gene encoding phosphoglycan beta 1,2 arabinosyltransferase (previous protein_id=AAZ10031.1) translates to MLHSRARTKPKLQQTESSAGAEARRGRDRGACVHGRRCLRGPLPFSCCPVLPTPTSFSRADTLLFSRLPLAVRHAGSFQWPDLRHSHDFQRSVLRCCCIFLVQRREHTTSMRGDITASFGLTARTFETHSCAEGRNQTGTQATRLSHAHRRPFFPRRHHCCAILVSCITIMYLLSTLHFLVMEPDVSRENAAVSGNETSTNISSPGIRLLTNELELPPIRVMAADHTCAMCTNGVVYTQTGEEGGPAAAASRPENVTAMVCRKVSKEEVDVLTSAEECVARLHRLGMLHAVAAREEDVNASCVRVMVPAIVGRMSGGSDSCPAFLAEIRPGIDKHAKLQVWFPRMPSWPLPGSRALPYVGTAAVRDTDIDRDVAPPVSVEITSDGSTIVLQFGRDATSTVPEAFELRCPTHFFSVLVGRWGRQHNQLQELLHSLAFARASNRTYVLPSFTPDTNLPYVRYSASNLYGFNAIRREGQYCLVTNAEVKPIFAQLQAMGVVMDMRRVDYMGVVKPHLSPQQMAQEIVRRWWVLPPVRDGVRKYNLESWFADSRSFSPPLRSVADYRADSVLFRESVEPLMGDDLFRTPTEAEQYSSWDRIKMFASRMLEVLGGDHVGDDAAGGAAQVRMAVISGKVAYFFHPQLEEVTRLFGLLRPSAHVSAEVDRMYSKSAAALGWPTTGSTKDADGQLVMRDTLRLANFKGVIGIHARLRERTCRAEAMRLWDTNLALTVDRYTVDSTDPNWAGVKSMVSSIESDCSWTAESAVELYLQYAHWLRSTMPGTFGHDYVPTTYVAYDDQSGPMADDMERIIQLLPEEVVVKDIGNLTAQYPRRFVASYDGRIKTSLKAVYNAARAKAVEQLEVHASSPNYYALLQKALLNMLYEPGLREMQAMSLDYIVLTNTEVFRGNIISSVATNVMLRRWGRGLPAHGLLAGYLESFYTGLY, encoded by the coding sequence ATGCTCCACAGCCGCGCAAGAACGAAACCAAAATTGCAACAGACAGAGAGTAGTGCAGGCGCTGAAGCACGGCGTGGAAGAGAccgcggtgcgtgtgtgcacggacGACGGTGCTTGCGCGGTCCTTTGCCATTCTCCTGCTGCCCCGTCCTCCCTACCCCCACTTCCTTCAGCCGCGCCGACacgcttctcttctctcgtcTCCCTCTTGCGGTGCGTCATGCAGGCTCGTTCCAATGGCCGGACCTTCGCCACTCGCACGACTTTCAACGCTCAGTTCTTCGGTGTTGCTGTATTTTTTTGGTACAGCGAAGGGAGCACACGACCTCGATGAGGGGGGACATCACAGCGTCGTTCGGCCTCACAGCAAGGACCTTCGAAACCCACTCATGTGCCGAGGGGCGAAACCAGACGGGTACGCAAGCGACACGGCTGTCGCACGCACATAGAAGGCCCTTTTTTCCTCGGCGTCACCACTGCTGTGCCATACTCGTCAGCTGCATCACAATTATGTACTTGCTCAGCACGCTGCACTTCCTCGTCATGGAACCGGACGTAAGCCGTGAGAATGCCGCCGTTTCAGGCAACGAGACGAGCACCAACATATCCTCGCCCGGGATAAGGCTCCTGACGAATGAGCTCGAGCTGCCACCCATCCGCGTGATGGCTGCCGATCACACATGCGCCATGTGCACGAACGGTGTGGTGTATACTCAAACTGGCGAAGAGGGCGGtcccgctgcggcggcgagcagGCCTGAGAACGTGACTGCTATGGTGTGCCGCAAGGTTTCAAAGGAGGAGGTCGATGTGCTGACATCCGCCGAGGAGtgcgtggcgcggctgcaccgcctcggaATGCTGCATGCGGTCGCTGCtcgcgaggaggacgtgaacgcgtcgtgcgtgcgtgtgatgGTGCCCGCGATTGTGGGCCGCATgagcggtggcagcgactCATGCCCCGCGTTCCTGGCTGAGATACGCCCGGGGATCGATAAACATGCGAAGTTGCAGGTGTGGTTTCCGCGCATGCCgtcgtggccgctgccggggagccgcgcgctgccgtacGTCGGGACTGCGGCTGTGCGTGACACGGACATTGACCGCGACGTTGCGCCGCCCGTGTCGGTAGAGATAACgagcgacggcagcacgaTCGTGCTACAGTTTGGCCGTGATGCGACGTCGACGGTGCCGGAGGCTTTCGAGCTGCGGTGCCCGACGCACTTCTTCTCCGTCTTGGTTGGGCGCTGGGGCCGCCAGCACAaccagctgcaggagctccTGCACAGCCTTGCCTTCGCTCGCGCGTCGAACCGCACGTATGTGCTGCCATCCTTTACGCCGGATACGAATTTGCCGTATGTGCGCTACAGTGCGTCGAATCTGTACGGGTTCAACGCGATCCGGCGCGAGGGGCAGTACTGCCTCGTCACGAACGCTGAGGTGAAGCCGATcttcgcgcagctgcaggcgatgGGCGTTGTGATGGACATGCGCCGCGTGGACTACATGGGCGTCGTGAAACCGCATCTTTCCCCCCAACAGATGGCGCAGGAGATAGTccgccggtggtgggtgcTGCCACCGGTgcgcgacggcgtgcgcAAGTACAACCTCGAGAGCTGGTTTGCCGACTCGAGGTCATTCTCGCCCCCGCTGCGCTCCGTGGCGGACTACCGCGCTGACTCGGTGCTGTTCCGCGAGTCTGTGGAGCCGCTGATGGGGGATGATTTGTTTCGCACCCCTACTGAGGCTGAGCAGTACAGCAGCTGGGACCGCATCAAGATGTTCGCTTCGCGCATGCTTGAGGTGCTTGGCGGCGACCACGtgggcgacgacgcggcagGTGGggccgcgcaggtgcggaTGGCCGTGATATCCGGCAAGGTGGCGTATTTCTTTCACCCGCAACTAGAGGAGGTGACGCGGCTGTTCGGGCTGCTGCGCCCGTCCGCACATGTGTCTGCGGAGGTGGATCGTATGTACTCGAAgagtgcggcagcgcttGGGTGGCCGACGACTGGTTCGACCAAGGACGCTGACGGGCAGCTTGTGATGCGCGACACGCTACGGCTTGCAAACTTCAAGGGCGTGATCGGGATTCATGCGCGCCTTCGTGAGCGTACGTGTCGTGCCGAGGCCATGCGCCTCTGGGACACAAACCTCGCGCTGACGGTCGACAGGTACACCGTCGACAGCACGGACCCGAACTGGGCTGGCGTGAAATCGATGGTGTCAAGCATCGAGAGCGACTGCTCGTGGACTGCGGAGTCTGCGGTGGAGCTGTACCTGCAGTACGCGCACTGGCTTAGGTCAACCATGCCGGGCACGTTTGGCCACGATTACGTGCCGACGACCTATGTTGCGTACGACGACCAGAGTGGGCCGATGGCAGACGACATGGAGAGGATCATACAGCTGCTTCCCGAGGAGGTGGTCGTGAAGGACATCGGCAACCTAACCGCGCAGTACCCGCGGCGTTTTGTGGCGTCGTACGACGGCCGCATCAAAACTAGTCTTAAAGCTGTTTACAATGCTGCGCGGGCGAAGGCGGTAGAACAGCTGGAGGTGCACGCAAGCTCGCCGAATTActacgcgctgctgcagaaggcTTTGCTGAACATGTTATACGAGCCTGGTTTGAGGGAGATGCAGGCCATGTCGCTCGACTACATCGTGCTCACGAACACGGAGGTGTTCCGCGGCAACATCATCTCGTCTGTGGCGACGAACGTGATGCTGCGCCGTTGGGGCCGTGGACTCCCCGCTCATGGTTTACTGGCTGGGTACCTCGAGTCGTTTTACACGGGCTTATACTGA
- the SCGR1 gene encoding phosphoglycan beta 1,3 galactosyltransferase (previous protein_id=AAZ10032.1), with the protein MSDEEHLRQGHLSSLALVLNRYGADDSEGGGGPAAYKCKASSVDGALASSATAQSVMVTGRTDLGGWRGTSSQHPSGRGSQHASAHTVNSAPTLPLLPQPPHMFAATTIASVAPTTPPEPSMKAHGSTHSIWGELRMAAGAAAVEGSVQPHRRDRAGLEENDARLLPVFLPPGPSAAAAAPSSVLRGSSWHRRPCACWRGRCSQVSLRMGSAAQTGHRWLRRYLRGTLEDAEREKDTSRRQKRRLGVRGLLLVSIVCIALMVFDVYSCVVRRLRRPHVPSWNGTLSILVQHEDAPRRMRLQYSRKVKWIHLPSWTLRVVPARCEDCLDNDTYVIALQRAVDGLERMQREDNARQRAELQAPHQQQQQPHAFGVGSGAASNVGAHGETAAPLTTVALEDLLRAKGGPYAVFANIGAPLGTIGPMLFAMCSLTDGVDVAAELPRWSWLRHASISSEARAAGPSPYIAVMGIHSADTVSHAQLRDAQRSTWLRYTVVARSENDFQGRLLPLYILAAQEREAATDPTWVGQDEDTGPVAAAEFYRPTLQEFADATNFYRALAVSASSGGAALGSFSYRQRRMSLRPEWRTSDLTSSPCDHIISSTLHGSADSPRPPLAVLAEHLRLPIIPAFTAAARFLCEASSGLWTEALQHSDVLWIDMLADRRETAKTERGDSRWRMAAQVGMTQRTVLWLEYAYHAFPDVPFIVKCYDDVYVKVPQIVSDFAYVLSGRRHRDLDANLMDNDGNAPLPVDAVRGAGDTLRTDAPLAAASQLRLPRSPESECVHWGLRDEKHFLQRQHMMTRTLARVVLEKPQEAYGTKGLRDVALLSLRDFNPIFADIYTDVAMTEEDRFIGSVLHDRRARAAQLCPHRRITRVEETMSRFHDLRRDARGIVTWASVALHRCTPADMYYLHKNYFVEEHRLSGGTTPAEAAAAERVAQERGAQWIRANINASLGPGWDNLNPVLRVPYSAHPEDAKPGILLLQDGVAVYNITF; encoded by the coding sequence ATGTCGGATGAGGAGCACCTCCGGCAGGGCCATCTCAGCAGCTTAGCCCTGGTGCTGAATCGATACGGAGCCGACGACagtgaaggaggcggcggccccgcCGCATACAAGTGTAAGGCAAGCAGTGTCGACGGTGCTCTGGCGAGTAGTGCAACAGCCCAGAGCGTCATGGTCACCGGAAGAACGGACCTGGGCGGGTGGAGAGGCACATCCTCGCAGCACCCATCCGGACGCGGCTCGCAGCATGCATCTGCCCACACAGTGAACTCGGCACCAACATTGCCattgctgccgcagccgcctcacATGTTCGCGGCGACGACCATAGCGTCCGTCGCCCCCACAACACCACCGGAACCGTCAATGAAGGCTCACGGAAGCACCCACTCTATATGGGGTGAGCTCCGCAtggctgctggagctgccgctgtggaggGCAGCGTGCAGCCCCACCGACGCGACAGAGCAGGCTTAGAAGAGAACGATGCCCGCCTTCTTCCGGTGTTCTTGCCACCCGGACCgtctgcggccgcggctgccccgTCAAGCGTCTTGAGAGGAAGCAGCTGGCACCGTCGGCCGTGCGCATGCTGGCGGGGGAGGTGCTCGCAGGTGTCGCTGCGGATGGGCTCTGCTGCCCAGACAGGTCACAGGTGGCTGCGGCGATACCTGAGGGGGACGCTCGAGGatgcagagcgagagaaagatACTAGTCGACGGCAGAAACGGAGACTCGGGGTGCGAGGGCTTCTCCTGGTCAGCATTGTCTGCATCGCACTCATGGTCTTCGACGTCTACAGCTGTGTTGTGCGTCGACTGCGTCGACCCCATGTGCCGAGCTGGAACGGCACGCTGTCCATCCTTGTCCAGCACGAggacgcgccgcggcgcatgcgcctgcaGTACTCGCGAAAGGTCAAGTGGATCCACCTGCCGTCGTGGACGCTGAGGGTGGTGCCGGCACGCTGCGAGGATTGCCTCGATAATGACACGTACGTgatcgcgctgcagcgtgctGTCGATGGACTGGAACGGATGCAGCGTGAGGACAACGCGAGACAGCGAGCCGAGTTGCAGGCGccccatcagcagcagcagcagccacatGCCTTTGGAGTcggtagcggcgccgcctcgaaTGTTGGCGCACACGGTgagacagcggcgccactcACGACGGTGGCCTTGGAGGATCTTCTCAGGGCGAAAGGTGGCCCATACGCGGTGTTCGCCAACATCGGCGCGCCACTGGGAACGATTGGCCCCATGCTGTTTGCGATGTGCAGCCTGAccgacggcgtcgacgtgGCGGCCGAGCTGCCTCGCTGGAGCTGGCTGCGACACGCCAGCATCTCATCGGAAGCCCGCGCTGCGGGGCCATCACCCTACATCGCCGTCATGGGCATCCACTCCGCCGACACCGTCTCCCATGCCCAGCTGCGGgatgcgcagcgcagcacgtgGCTCCGCTACACCGTTGTTGCCCGCAGCGAGAACGACTTTCAAGGACGTCTTCTGCCCCTGTACATCCTCGCGGCACAggagcgcgaggcggcgacggaccCGACATGGGTAGGCCAGGATGAAGACACCGGGCccgtggctgcggcggagTTTTATCGCCCGACGCTACAGGAGTTCGCTGACGCGACCAACTTCTACCGCGCACTTGCCGTGTCGGCTTCGAGCGGAGGCGCGGCGCTTGGCAGCTTCTCATATCGTCAGCGACGCATGTCACTCCGGCCGGAGTGGCGCACGTCGGATCTGACGAGCTCTCCTTGTGATCACATTATCTCATCCAcgctgcacggcagcgccgacagcCCGCGACCACCACTGGCAGTGCTGGCCGAGCACCTTCGGCTTCCCATTATTCCAGCCTtcaccgcggcagcgcgcttCTTATGCGAGGCGTCGAGCGGTCTTTGGACGGAGGCTCTTCAGCACAGCGACGTGCTGTGGATCGATATGCTGGCGGACCGCAGAGAGACAGCGAAGACGGAGAGGGGCGACAGCCGCTGGAGgatggcggcgcaggtgggCATGACCCAAAGGACGGTACTGTGGCTGGAGTACGCCTACCACGCCTTCCCTGACGTGCCCTTCATTGTCAAGTGTTACGACGACGTATACGTAAAAGTGCCACAGATAGTGAGCGACTTCGCCTACGTGCTGAGTGGTCGGCGGCACCGCGACCTCGACGCAAACTTGATGGACAATGACGGCAACGCACCGCTTCCCGTCGATGCTGTCAGAGGTGCTGGTGATACGCTGCGCACCGACGCCCCacttgccgccgcctctcagCTGCGCTTGCCACGCTCACCAGAGAGCGAGTGCGTGCACTGGGGTCTTCGGGACGAGAAGCACTTTCTACAGAGGCAACACATGATGACTCGCACACTGGCGCGCGTCGTGTTGGAGAAACCGCAGGAAGCCTACGGAACCAAAGGACTGCGggacgtggcgctgctgtcccTGCGCGACTTCAACCCCATCTTCGCCGACATCTACACCGATGTCGCGATGACCGAAGAGGATCGCTTCATCGGAAGCGTTCTCCACGACcgacgcgcgcgtgccgcgcagCTCTGTCCGCATCGCCGCATCACGCGCGTAGAGGAAACCATGTCCCGCTTTCACGATCTGCGGCGCGATGCCCGCGGTATCGTGACGTGGGCGTCtgtggcgctgcaccgctgcacccCGGCGGACATGTACTACTTGCACAAGAACTACTTTGTGGAGGAGCACCGGctgagcggcggcaccacgccagccgaggcggcggcggccgagagGGTGGCGCAGGAGCGTGGGGCGCAGTGGATACGCGCGAACATAAACGCCTCGCTGGGGCCCGGCTGGGACAACCTGAATCCGGTGCTGCGGGTGCCGTACAGCGCACACCCGGAGGATGCGAAGCCAGGAATCTTGCTTCTACAAGACGGTGTCGCCGTGTACAATATCACCTTCTAA